A part of Silene latifolia isolate original U9 population unplaced genomic scaffold, ASM4854445v1 scaffold_358, whole genome shotgun sequence genomic DNA contains:
- the LOC141639375 gene encoding uncharacterized protein LOC141639375 produces MVFKCMTEELRTEVGIYLLQNTNDRKLGFGAIREAAVSSKRNTVERVSKNRGVSVGIVYSWLNKGLFKPHSSPLHPKLSDLHKEQRLMHSLKSLVVRQQVQEFLDLNSIPVTEIIFDEMSNTIHMDEKWFFITSDNEKVYIVEGEEPPYRSYQLKRFITKVMFMCAVTRPIFGADGELIFDGKIGMFPFKHEVLVARSSINRPRGTMETKPIESITKQVVKDCLIHQVIPAIKSVWPDFLSKHIYIQQDNARPHIKNNDPDFMVAANSDGFNIELVKLTRFKL; encoded by the exons ATGGTGTTCAAGTGTATGACAGAGGAATTGAGGACTGAAGTTGGCATCTACTTGCTTCAAAACACTAATGATAGGAAGCTTGGATTTGGTGCTATCAGAGAGGCAGCAGTAAG TTCTAAAAGAAACACCGTGGAAAGGGTTTCTAAAAACCGTGGAGTTTCAGTTGGAATAGTCTATTCATGGTTGAATAAAGGTTTATTTAAGCCTCATTCAAGTCCATTACATCCCAAACTCAGTGACTTACACAAAGAACAAAGGCTAATGCATTCACTAAAGTCATTGGTGGTTAGACAACAAGTGCAAGAATTTCTAGATCTAAATTCAATCCCAGTCACTGAAATAATATTTGATGAGATGAGCAACACTATCCACATGGATGAGAAGTGGTTCTTCATAACCTCAGACAATGAAAAGGTGTATATAGTGGAAGGGGAGGAGCCTCCATATAGGAGCTACCAGTTAAAAAGGTTCATCACAAAGGTCATGTTCATGTGTGCAGTAACTAGGCCAATATTTGGAGCAGATGGGGAGTTAATATTTGATGGGAAAATAGGCATGTTTCCATTTAAACATGAAGTACTAGTAGCAAGGTCTAGCATAAATAGGCCAAGGGGGACAATGGAAACTAAGCCTATTGAATCAATCACAAAACAGGTTGTCAAAGATTGTCTAATTCATCAAGTTATACCAGCAATTAAGAGTGTGTGGCCAGACTTTTTAAGCAAGCATATTTACATTCAACAAGACAATGCAAGGCCACATATCAAGAATAACGACCCTGACTTTATGGTTGCTGCAAATTCAGATGGTTTTAATATTGAATTAGTCAAACTCACCAGATTTAAACTGTAA